Proteins from one Nitrobacteraceae bacterium AZCC 2146 genomic window:
- a CDS encoding hypothetical protein (product_source=Hypo-rule applied; pfam=PF08378; superfamily=52980), translated as MSAERKGDLTFNEGAIRSALKTLSGTELVAAIPPGLGGRELDRLFGLLQRCGDLFFKYPAPSREKRREKLFDVLRAHMAEHWAPADADRVDGLRSVFAQVEHGYRGILDLLNQASINAESGETRTAAILHRTAVQAEEIRQRAQEAVENLSVFSFQDDPTAVDGAGNIFSIDAVVAALGEGLRLTLLMLGHQEGWLADDGRLELPWPMPAIDEALIFQIGTTELLASSWRRWETTEQGFRYGAGSLDNVDPSEFPKDWPADAIAWRYVPTAGPVYDWVANERHKDAQLQNYARIQSETSAQTKIAPPDQAAAMPPDQVLSLKEINAHGYLSMIIGDDILNDNRRFSDLRLIEWLRGYEALSILAHKEFENGMTSFERHVLVFPPGRLEERLQFYGLSADAATALTQIATLSSDSLDLFDTPLIRTTDGGHLLIGPAAIDADPGQIVLSRLNSLGHKLESKGKAFERQILEFFRERGFKAFSIDKTRSGEPYEIDVLVPWDGFLFVFECKNRSLSGQHPIQAYYFDQDRADYINQVLRQVKGLTDYPDMAIEAGGIDPLDFQIVPCVLYSLPYAMDGSDRGVYVTDWSSLGRFFEERYLYRKIPFNLPGGNKGLRRIGIYSQWSSDTPTPEDFLRHLRDPLQVRLMRARMEPRASSFLIADRHVVETTEFGKAPLTLDLHAEVLGFDAADVRRQEDEFKNQLPDLLAELQAKYDAK; from the coding sequence ATGTCTGCCGAGCGCAAAGGTGACCTCACCTTCAACGAGGGTGCGATTCGATCCGCATTGAAGACCTTGTCAGGCACCGAACTTGTTGCCGCAATACCGCCTGGACTCGGTGGAAGGGAGCTCGATCGATTGTTCGGGCTTCTTCAGCGATGCGGCGATCTGTTCTTCAAATACCCAGCACCGAGCCGCGAAAAACGGCGAGAAAAGCTATTTGACGTCCTCCGAGCTCACATGGCCGAGCACTGGGCTCCCGCGGATGCCGATCGCGTGGACGGACTGCGGAGCGTCTTTGCGCAAGTCGAGCACGGCTATCGAGGAATTCTCGATCTGCTTAATCAAGCCTCAATTAATGCAGAGAGCGGAGAAACCCGAACTGCCGCGATTCTCCATCGTACGGCCGTGCAAGCCGAGGAGATACGGCAGCGGGCGCAGGAGGCGGTAGAAAATCTCTCTGTTTTCAGTTTTCAGGATGATCCAACCGCCGTCGACGGAGCAGGGAACATCTTCTCAATCGACGCCGTAGTGGCAGCGCTTGGGGAGGGGCTCCGATTGACACTCCTCATGCTTGGCCACCAGGAGGGATGGTTGGCGGACGACGGCAGGCTTGAGTTGCCGTGGCCCATGCCAGCCATTGATGAGGCCCTTATTTTTCAAATTGGGACCACCGAACTGCTCGCTTCAAGCTGGCGTCGCTGGGAAACAACGGAGCAGGGTTTCCGATATGGGGCCGGATCGCTTGACAACGTTGATCCCTCGGAATTTCCAAAGGACTGGCCCGCTGATGCGATCGCCTGGCGCTACGTGCCTACGGCTGGTCCCGTTTACGACTGGGTTGCCAATGAACGGCACAAGGACGCCCAACTCCAGAACTACGCGAGAATTCAAAGCGAGACGTCGGCGCAGACGAAAATTGCTCCGCCTGACCAAGCGGCTGCGATGCCACCTGACCAGGTACTCTCATTAAAGGAGATCAACGCGCACGGCTATCTGTCGATGATCATCGGTGACGATATACTCAACGACAATCGTCGTTTTAGCGACCTCAGACTCATTGAGTGGTTAAGGGGATATGAGGCGCTAAGCATTCTGGCGCACAAGGAATTCGAAAATGGTATGACCTCGTTCGAACGCCACGTGCTCGTGTTTCCACCGGGCCGCCTGGAAGAGCGCCTTCAGTTCTACGGCCTGTCTGCGGATGCTGCGACGGCCCTGACACAGATCGCCACGCTAAGTTCTGACAGCTTGGATCTATTCGATACTCCGTTGATCCGAACCACGGACGGAGGTCATCTTCTGATTGGCCCCGCGGCCATCGACGCGGACCCAGGCCAAATCGTGCTCTCGCGTTTGAACTCGCTTGGCCACAAACTGGAGAGCAAAGGCAAGGCGTTCGAGCGGCAGATTCTGGAATTCTTTCGTGAGCGCGGGTTCAAGGCATTTTCTATCGATAAAACACGATCAGGAGAGCCGTATGAGATCGACGTTCTCGTTCCTTGGGACGGTTTCCTCTTCGTTTTTGAATGTAAGAACCGGTCGCTCTCCGGTCAGCATCCGATCCAAGCTTACTACTTTGACCAGGATCGTGCCGATTACATCAACCAGGTCCTCCGGCAGGTTAAGGGTCTGACGGACTACCCCGATATGGCAATCGAAGCCGGCGGCATAGACCCGCTTGATTTTCAGATTGTTCCCTGCGTTCTGTACAGTCTTCCCTATGCCATGGATGGCTCCGACCGCGGTGTTTATGTGACTGATTGGTCTAGCCTCGGCCGTTTCTTTGAGGAAAGGTACCTTTACCGCAAGATTCCGTTCAACCTGCCCGGAGGCAACAAAGGACTTCGTCGCATCGGAATCTATTCGCAATGGTCCAGTGATACTCCCACTCCTGAAGATTTCCTGAGGCATCTGAGGGACCCTCTCCAGGTAAGATTGATGCGAGCGCGCATGGAGCCACGCGCGAGCAGCTTTCTTATCGCGGATAGACATGTGGTAGAAACCACCGAATTTGGGAAAGCTCCACTAACTCTCGATCTGCACGCAGAAGTGTTGGGGTTCGACGCGGCGGATGTCCGAAGGCAGGAGGACGAGTTCAAAAATCAGCTACCGGATCTTCTGGCTGAGCTCCAAGCTAAATATGACGCGAAGTGA
- a CDS encoding hypothetical protein (product_source=Hypo-rule applied; superfamily=52440): MTGWRLCSYFVLMESTRRFKPPWTLIRENSECYTVQDANGVTVAWLYCRDDSQRYSFGASKLTSEEARRIGKAISRIPEFMTQRQGFHPRGGGPRWRADRPYHVALEDTYVRAHWGEINALCKLNSLPFNSTGETIQNDGVWKVYEFTWQMDAILFWNRFKGRWLRGTEFHYPERPANLPALKTLENWPKFNPRDTR; encoded by the coding sequence TTGACCGGCTGGCGCCTATGTTCCTATTTTGTTCTCATGGAGTCAACCCGCCGTTTTAAGCCGCCCTGGACCCTGATCCGGGAGAATTCAGAGTGCTACACCGTCCAGGACGCCAACGGCGTGACGGTGGCTTGGCTGTATTGCCGCGACGATTCACAACGTTACAGCTTTGGCGCCAGCAAGCTCACGTCGGAAGAGGCGCGCCGGATCGGAAAGGCCATCAGCCGCATCCCCGAGTTCATGACGCAGCGTCAGGGCTTTCACCCGCGAGGGGGAGGGCCACGCTGGCGAGCCGATCGTCCCTATCATGTCGCGCTGGAAGATACATACGTTCGCGCCCACTGGGGTGAAATCAACGCGCTGTGCAAGCTCAACAGTCTGCCCTTCAATTCGACCGGCGAGACCATCCAAAACGACGGGGTCTGGAAGGTCTATGAGTTCACCTGGCAAATGGACGCGATCCTGTTTTGGAATCGCTTCAAGGGCCGCTGGCTGCGCGGCACGGAGTTTCATTATCCCGAGCGCCCGGCCAATTTGCCGGCATTGAAAACGCTCGAGAACTGGCCGAAGTTCAATCCGCGCGACACGCGGTGA
- a CDS encoding hypothetical protein (product_source=Hypo-rule applied), translating into MAEVTYFVALPFVAADDGIAAGEPTECFNPVAVVMRADALSRKPGHVGAVAFSRTGDPATGDFGDAKVIKKFGEVPDDLSTL; encoded by the coding sequence ATGGCGGAAGTGACCTACTTCGTGGCGCTGCCCTTCGTCGCTGCCGACGATGGCATTGCGGCCGGCGAACCGACCGAGTGCTTCAATCCCGTCGCGGTCGTCATGCGCGCGGATGCGTTATCGCGCAAGCCCGGACATGTGGGAGCCGTGGCATTCAGCCGAACGGGAGATCCCGCCACCGGCGATTTTGGCGATGCAAAGGTCATCAAAAAATTCGGCGAAGTGCCGGATGATTTAAGTACGTTGTAG
- a CDS encoding hypothetical protein (product_source=Hypo-rule applied; superfamily=55088): MAEDEETATARYIASNISTQLMLKTMFEIIATMADDPDGYRSGMRTKLLELADTMPLAPMAAARERKVRAFVKETVGNLLINQRPN, encoded by the coding sequence ATGGCGGAAGACGAAGAAACGGCGACGGCGCGCTACATCGCCAGCAATATATCCACTCAACTGATGCTGAAAACGATGTTCGAGATCATCGCCACGATGGCGGACGATCCGGATGGATATCGCTCGGGCATGAGGACGAAGTTGCTTGAGCTGGCGGATACCATGCCGTTGGCCCCGATGGCGGCGGCGCGAGAAAGGAAGGTCCGTGCCTTTGTCAAAGAGACGGTCGGCAATCTCTTGATCAACCAGCGGCCCAACTAG
- a CDS encoding signal transduction histidine kinase (product_source=COG0642; cath_funfam=3.30.565.10; cog=COG0642; pfam=PF02518,PF13589; smart=SM00387; superfamily=55874), with amino-acid sequence MFRITARTVLELGSELISSDIIAFYELIKNGFDAKTKTGVDIRFDIALSRRAYLKLQETLSEGGPLSDLKAQAAEVILTTASPDAQAGFSSAIQAASSVADLRKRLEAAQRVFNTITIADTGSGMSFKDLDQNFLVIGTASRKKEVEAALAAGAVTSPYLGEKGIGRLSAMRLGEKLRVETTKAGETHYSVLNIDWTAFSDIDAMLDQIKVAPQHGSKKANPATSGTSVIVSDLTENWTESRVKEMADYDFARLSDPFADAGKRPRIAIYWNGERISIPMMQAALLDAAHARVSGKYEIVKGKPVLTCTVEAIDLGYEHPREKDTVRLTIEDLEAAIVGKDRDIEDSALVSVGPFSFEAHWFNRRRLGRIDGLGEQRAVRDLQEQWSGILLFRDRFRVFPYGEDEDDWLELDRKALRRSGYTLNKTQFIGRVNISRTGNPMLVDQTNREGLRVTPEQQVLLQVVRYAVQDRLGQFLNSMERQYKHQKIDLGDAQARVERLEDRAKTAIGKLRKLTPPEGDPAIEDLQQTLFEFAEFAASARQRIAEVEQESRQLIEMAGVGLMVEVVAHELARASESALKALESLKGKEVPEKLRAQFSTLQAEMKSISKRVRVLDPLSISGRQRAEIFALEELVRETCDAHEGQFKRHNVKIEYDFPKKSVRIRAVKGMVVQILENLISNSIYWLDSRSERERSFRPLIKVAVESGPPTLTFEDNGRGIAPENRDQIFKAFFSLKESRRRRGLGLFIAREAAEHHGGTLILDNTADPKTGRFHRFILELPEGVEQ; translated from the coding sequence TTGTTTAGGATTACAGCACGAACGGTTCTTGAACTTGGGTCCGAACTCATAAGCTCGGACATCATCGCGTTCTATGAGCTGATCAAAAACGGATTCGACGCCAAGACAAAAACGGGCGTCGACATCCGCTTTGACATAGCCCTATCGAGACGCGCTTATCTGAAGCTTCAAGAGACCCTGTCGGAAGGCGGCCCGCTTTCGGATCTCAAGGCCCAGGCCGCCGAGGTCATTCTGACCACGGCGAGCCCGGATGCGCAGGCAGGATTCTCAAGCGCTATCCAAGCGGCCAGTTCCGTCGCGGATCTACGTAAGAGACTTGAAGCCGCACAACGCGTCTTCAACACGATTACGATCGCCGACACTGGCAGCGGAATGTCCTTCAAAGACCTCGATCAAAATTTCCTGGTGATCGGTACCGCCTCCCGGAAGAAGGAGGTGGAAGCCGCGCTCGCGGCGGGCGCAGTGACCAGCCCCTACCTCGGCGAAAAAGGCATCGGGCGACTTTCAGCCATGCGCCTTGGAGAAAAGCTCCGTGTCGAGACAACCAAGGCAGGCGAAACCCACTATAGCGTCCTTAACATCGACTGGACGGCGTTCAGCGACATCGACGCGATGCTGGACCAGATCAAGGTCGCACCCCAGCACGGCTCTAAGAAGGCCAATCCAGCGACGTCCGGAACGTCCGTCATCGTCTCCGATCTGACCGAGAACTGGACCGAAAGCCGCGTAAAGGAAATGGCGGATTACGATTTCGCACGCTTGAGCGATCCCTTCGCCGACGCAGGAAAGCGGCCGCGTATCGCCATCTACTGGAACGGAGAACGAATTTCGATTCCGATGATGCAGGCAGCGCTTCTCGACGCGGCGCACGCCCGGGTATCAGGAAAGTACGAGATCGTGAAGGGAAAACCCGTTCTAACGTGCACGGTCGAAGCGATCGATCTCGGCTACGAGCATCCCAGGGAGAAAGACACAGTCCGCCTCACGATCGAGGACCTCGAGGCCGCTATCGTGGGAAAGGACCGGGATATAGAAGACAGCGCCCTCGTCAGCGTCGGGCCGTTCTCGTTTGAGGCGCATTGGTTCAACCGACGTCGGCTGGGCAGGATCGACGGCTTGGGAGAGCAACGCGCGGTCCGCGATCTTCAGGAGCAGTGGTCGGGCATTCTCCTCTTCAGGGACCGTTTCCGCGTATTTCCGTACGGCGAAGACGAGGACGATTGGCTCGAGCTTGATCGAAAGGCCCTTCGCAGGTCTGGTTATACGCTGAACAAGACGCAGTTCATCGGCAGGGTCAACATCTCGCGGACCGGAAATCCCATGTTGGTCGACCAGACCAACCGCGAAGGATTGCGGGTGACGCCCGAACAGCAAGTTCTGCTTCAGGTGGTCCGGTACGCGGTTCAAGACCGGCTGGGACAATTTCTCAATTCGATGGAGCGACAATACAAGCATCAAAAGATTGATCTTGGCGATGCGCAAGCCAGGGTCGAACGGCTCGAAGACCGGGCGAAGACCGCAATCGGCAAACTGAGGAAGCTCACGCCGCCCGAGGGAGATCCCGCGATCGAAGACCTGCAGCAGACGCTGTTCGAATTCGCCGAGTTTGCGGCGAGCGCCAGGCAACGCATCGCCGAAGTCGAGCAGGAGAGCCGCCAACTGATCGAGATGGCCGGTGTCGGACTGATGGTCGAAGTGGTCGCACATGAACTGGCGCGCGCGTCGGAATCCGCCCTGAAGGCCCTTGAAAGCCTAAAGGGCAAGGAAGTGCCCGAAAAGCTGAGGGCTCAGTTCTCCACCCTGCAAGCCGAGATGAAGAGCATCAGCAAGCGGGTTCGGGTTCTCGATCCCTTGAGCATCTCGGGCCGCCAGCGCGCGGAGATCTTCGCGCTGGAAGAACTCGTTCGCGAGACGTGCGACGCGCACGAAGGCCAGTTCAAAAGGCACAACGTGAAGATCGAATACGATTTTCCGAAGAAGTCCGTACGCATACGCGCCGTCAAGGGCATGGTCGTCCAGATCCTGGAAAACCTGATCTCCAATTCGATCTATTGGCTTGATAGCCGTTCCGAACGAGAGCGGTCTTTCCGACCACTGATCAAGGTCGCCGTCGAATCCGGCCCCCCTACATTGACGTTCGAAGACAACGGTAGGGGAATAGCGCCGGAAAACAGGGACCAAATATTCAAGGCGTTCTTCTCACTGAAAGAAAGCCGCCGTCGACGCGGACTGGGATTGTTCATAGCTCGCGAAGCAGCCGAACATCACGGAGGAACCCTGATCCTTGACAACACGGCGGATCCAAAAACCGGCCGCTTTCATCGCTTCATCCTCGAGCTCCCAGAGGGCGTCGAGCAATGA
- a CDS encoding hypothetical protein (product_source=Hypo-rule applied; superfamily=53335), with protein MSLQELLNERGVRSALIVDDACDAVPRAVDVGTDRPEWTIFNDDLTEEQQARIEAEYPEAVGRRFEELVADDGYVATVWNLRAELGEIAQPVFADYVTDQESDERYVELVKRKLEALGLACVTAGRDFAEPAKKSDLIVIDLFFGNAQGNEALNISKRLLREAIKPRADSPPLVILMSRSSRIEAKKDEFRDDVGLVDSAFRIIMKSDLDENNRLERQLERLAENAIESRDLARFFNAIEIGVSGAADRTVRLFRKLKLSDIGQIQQLLLSAEGEPTGSYLVDVFDRVLQHEIEAEAGIIDAAEKLNEFKTLRHPTPYVAGSSELQELVQRLLTQNQNRLRLPGSIDAVVAFGDILRLREGTDAERVKGALLVDLGSDKVALVLTPACDLQRKGAPRILLLIGEIKELAPKDWSYSGDARTAAIRLDGELRWIKWNLKNIDTVSQTALEAALKAGDIRTVARLRDAHAIELQQRVLAGLGRVGLVAPMPATFPVEVELLYANAEGRLVPLPVAALSDGAVCFVGRDDDGKQNTRLVMTEGGCDGIIEAVAGLDENQVAPVARTAFDHIRATSDLRKLLSSGIDLNNVGSTNWKLIPSETGADKGVRSMGIVAWNYSIPDEPLKRDFLNKTGVALLIKDIKTGETPGLEAVVRSGLVAQPVEPAAEAIDAAPGPAVPAG; from the coding sequence ATGAGCCTCCAAGAGCTCCTCAACGAGCGAGGCGTAAGATCGGCGCTGATCGTCGACGATGCATGCGACGCCGTTCCCCGCGCGGTCGACGTTGGAACGGATCGGCCGGAGTGGACGATCTTCAACGACGATCTCACTGAGGAACAACAAGCACGGATCGAAGCGGAATACCCGGAAGCTGTCGGGCGGAGATTCGAAGAACTCGTAGCCGATGACGGATACGTGGCGACGGTTTGGAACCTGCGGGCCGAGCTCGGTGAAATCGCCCAGCCTGTTTTTGCGGATTACGTTACCGATCAAGAAAGCGACGAAAGATACGTCGAGCTCGTCAAACGAAAACTTGAAGCGCTGGGCCTCGCCTGCGTGACCGCCGGAAGGGACTTCGCGGAACCGGCAAAGAAAAGCGACCTCATCGTCATCGATCTCTTCTTCGGGAACGCGCAAGGCAACGAAGCGCTCAATATCTCGAAACGCCTTCTTCGCGAGGCGATCAAACCGCGGGCGGATAGCCCGCCCTTGGTCATCCTCATGTCCCGGAGCTCCCGGATAGAAGCCAAGAAGGACGAATTCCGAGACGACGTCGGCCTTGTTGATTCCGCATTTCGCATCATCATGAAAAGCGACCTGGACGAGAACAACCGCCTCGAACGGCAGCTTGAGAGACTGGCCGAGAACGCCATCGAGTCTCGCGACCTCGCCAGGTTCTTCAATGCCATCGAAATCGGCGTCAGCGGAGCAGCGGATAGGACGGTACGCCTCTTTCGGAAGCTCAAGCTCTCCGACATCGGGCAAATTCAGCAGCTTTTGCTCAGCGCGGAAGGCGAACCGACGGGGAGCTATCTTGTCGACGTCTTCGACCGGGTCCTACAGCACGAAATCGAAGCCGAGGCCGGTATCATCGACGCTGCCGAAAAACTAAACGAATTTAAGACGCTCAGGCATCCCACGCCTTACGTCGCGGGATCGTCCGAGCTTCAGGAGCTGGTTCAGCGTCTCTTGACGCAGAATCAGAACAGACTTCGCCTGCCCGGCTCGATCGATGCGGTTGTAGCCTTCGGCGACATATTGCGCCTGCGCGAAGGCACGGACGCCGAGCGGGTGAAAGGCGCGCTTCTCGTCGATCTGGGAAGCGACAAGGTCGCGCTCGTCCTTACGCCCGCCTGCGACCTGCAACGGAAAGGAGCACCACGCATCTTGCTCCTGATAGGCGAAATCAAGGAGCTTGCGCCTAAGGACTGGTCTTACAGCGGCGATGCCCGTACCGCAGCGATCCGCCTCGACGGCGAGCTACGATGGATCAAGTGGAATCTCAAGAACATAGACACCGTTTCGCAGACTGCGCTCGAAGCAGCTCTGAAGGCCGGTGACATCCGGACTGTCGCCAGACTACGCGACGCACACGCCATCGAACTGCAGCAGCGCGTCCTGGCGGGATTGGGGCGCGTCGGCCTGGTCGCTCCAATGCCCGCCACTTTCCCCGTCGAGGTCGAACTTCTCTACGCCAATGCAGAGGGTCGCCTTGTCCCGCTTCCGGTAGCTGCCCTGTCCGACGGAGCGGTCTGCTTCGTGGGCCGTGACGACGATGGAAAACAGAATACGCGACTAGTGATGACGGAGGGCGGCTGCGACGGAATCATTGAGGCGGTGGCCGGCTTGGACGAAAATCAGGTGGCGCCGGTAGCAAGAACCGCATTCGACCACATCCGGGCTACATCCGATCTGCGCAAACTGCTCTCTTCGGGGATCGACCTCAATAATGTCGGTTCGACGAATTGGAAGCTCATTCCCTCGGAAACAGGTGCGGACAAGGGCGTAAGGTCGATGGGTATTGTTGCCTGGAATTATTCAATACCGGACGAGCCGCTTAAGCGGGATTTTCTCAACAAAACCGGCGTTGCGTTGCTCATCAAGGACATCAAGACTGGCGAGACCCCCGGTCTGGAAGCAGTCGTCAGATCAGGACTTGTAGCGCAGCCGGTCGAACCGGCGGCAGAAGCGATTGATGCAGCTCCCGGCCCGGCCGTACCCGCCGGTTAA
- a CDS encoding cysteine desulfurase (product_source=KO:K04487; cath_funfam=3.40.640.10,3.90.1150.10; cog=COG1104; ko=KO:K04487; pfam=PF00266; superfamily=53383) encodes MYLDNQATTPTDPRVLRSMIGLLEADAVGNPHSEHFAGRRAAAAVEHARGQVADLIGVRAEEIVFTSGATEANNIAIQGIANAAARRGNHVITCSTEHKCVLECIQYLGDKGFKVDVLPVGQNGMLDLGLLRDRITDSTALVSIMAANNEIGVLQPISQIADICRSRDVVFHTDAAQAAGKIPFDAAAMGIDLVSLSGHKLYAPIGIGALFVSEDSPVKPEPLFKGGGQERGLRSGTVAAHLAVAMGAAAEIAKKELSRDAASAASLRQLFLDIVATRIPSSVVNAVDAPRLPGNLSLTFPGIDADHLVGALQPHLAVSTNAACSSGVIEPSHVLLALGLTDSQAKSTIRVGFGRFNTPQEAESAAELLCSTVEKIGGKGVENGVAA; translated from the coding sequence ATGTACTTGGACAATCAAGCCACCACGCCGACCGACCCCCGGGTGCTTCGAAGCATGATCGGACTCCTCGAGGCGGACGCGGTCGGCAATCCCCACTCCGAGCACTTCGCCGGACGACGCGCCGCTGCGGCAGTGGAGCACGCGCGCGGTCAGGTAGCCGATCTCATCGGCGTGCGCGCCGAAGAGATCGTATTTACCTCGGGAGCGACCGAAGCCAACAATATAGCCATTCAAGGAATCGCTAATGCCGCCGCCCGACGGGGCAATCACGTCATCACGTGTTCGACCGAGCACAAGTGCGTCCTCGAATGTATCCAATACCTCGGAGACAAGGGCTTCAAGGTGGATGTCCTGCCGGTCGGACAGAACGGAATGCTCGATTTGGGTCTTCTGAGGGATAGAATCACCGACAGTACCGCGCTCGTCTCGATCATGGCCGCGAACAACGAGATCGGCGTGCTGCAGCCGATTTCGCAGATTGCCGATATCTGCAGATCACGGGACGTGGTCTTCCACACCGACGCGGCTCAGGCCGCAGGCAAGATTCCGTTCGACGCTGCCGCGATGGGAATCGACTTGGTCAGCCTGTCGGGACACAAGCTCTATGCTCCCATCGGTATCGGCGCTCTCTTCGTGTCGGAGGACAGTCCCGTCAAACCGGAACCGCTCTTCAAAGGTGGCGGACAGGAGCGCGGGCTTCGTTCTGGAACAGTCGCGGCGCACCTCGCGGTAGCGATGGGGGCGGCAGCGGAAATAGCCAAGAAGGAATTGTCGAGGGACGCCGCAAGCGCGGCGTCCCTCCGACAGCTTTTCCTCGACATCGTCGCAACGAGGATCCCATCCTCGGTCGTCAACGCGGTGGATGCTCCGCGGCTGCCGGGAAATCTCAGCCTCACGTTTCCTGGAATCGACGCCGATCACCTCGTCGGCGCCCTTCAACCCCACCTCGCGGTTTCTACGAACGCCGCATGTTCCTCCGGAGTGATTGAGCCATCGCACGTCCTACTCGCGCTCGGATTGACCGACAGTCAGGCCAAGAGCACGATCCGCGTGGGATTCGGCAGGTTCAACACGCCGCAGGAGGCCGAATCGGCTGCCGAGCTTCTCTGCTCCACGGTGGAAAAGATCGGTGGAAAGGGTGTGGAGAACGGCGTCGCCGCGTAG
- a CDS encoding hypothetical protein (product_source=Hypo-rule applied; pfam=PF13182): MLRGPITAEKFKGQFSGHETFTLRHLWLRKAFDEVENGAARTIFSNPDAIIRFGVGKNMALAIRHWALACGIIEEDGNRVKATELGHRLFGGDNAWDPFMERPATAWLMQWLVAGDPKMTTTWYWAFNHVSSQTFDHEALARAILDYCRERQWTRVAEKTVSRDVECFVRSYVMRSERNTGEDALEPVLAELGLIRQVAGRLYEFRRGPKPTLPDGVFAYALNAFWSRYAPGANTLSVEAIAYEPGSPGRVFKLDENSVVERLTAMEDLTRGKIVWSDTAGVKQVLRLKPISDPLSLLARAYRADSDKRRAA; the protein is encoded by the coding sequence ATGCTCAGAGGACCAATTACCGCCGAAAAGTTCAAGGGCCAGTTTTCCGGTCACGAGACCTTCACGCTGCGCCACCTTTGGTTGCGCAAGGCGTTCGATGAGGTCGAAAATGGTGCGGCGCGCACCATCTTTAGCAACCCCGATGCAATCATCCGCTTCGGCGTCGGTAAGAACATGGCCCTTGCCATCAGGCATTGGGCGTTGGCCTGCGGAATTATCGAGGAAGACGGCAACCGCGTAAAGGCGACCGAACTCGGACACCGGCTCTTCGGCGGAGACAACGCGTGGGATCCGTTCATGGAGCGTCCGGCGACGGCGTGGTTGATGCAGTGGTTGGTGGCCGGCGACCCGAAGATGACCACCACCTGGTATTGGGCTTTCAATCATGTGTCCTCGCAGACTTTCGACCACGAAGCGCTCGCGCGCGCGATCCTCGACTACTGCCGCGAGCGGCAGTGGACGCGTGTCGCTGAAAAGACGGTCAGCCGGGACGTCGAATGCTTCGTGCGCAGCTATGTCATGCGCAGCGAACGAAACACCGGCGAGGATGCGCTTGAACCGGTCTTGGCCGAACTCGGCTTGATCCGACAGGTGGCAGGACGGCTTTATGAATTCCGGCGCGGGCCGAAGCCCACCCTTCCCGACGGCGTCTTCGCCTATGCCTTAAACGCCTTCTGGAGCAGATACGCCCCCGGGGCCAATACCCTCTCCGTCGAAGCCATCGCCTACGAGCCCGGATCGCCGGGGCGGGTCTTCAAGTTGGACGAGAATTCGGTCGTGGAGCGCCTCACGGCCATGGAAGACCTTACGCGGGGCAAGATCGTTTGGTCCGACACAGCCGGCGTCAAGCAGGTCCTCCGCCTCAAGCCAATTTCGGATCCCCTTTCGTTGCTCGCGCGCGCGTACCGCGCCGACAGCGACAAACGTCGAGCCGCGTGA